One segment of Neoarius graeffei isolate fNeoGra1 chromosome 20, fNeoGra1.pri, whole genome shotgun sequence DNA contains the following:
- the scaf1 gene encoding splicing factor, arginine/serine-rich 19: protein MPRPSPLCTSKRVPETVKSPLPSSPSTSPSSPSSAPSSPSSAFSTSPGRMGTGYREEEDGTCAGNNRVRKTGGDGVSSTSSSLAPSLLSAPPTASLHHLSSSPHLYDNGQREDMDTEIYDPFQPTEGEGMPGVVAGDEGDKYDPFEPTGSPASEKEMNDDQDGEEESSISSIRIACDIKDTKEVELETTPEAEGPPPDSTETGERLLVSEHTPTQVNRIKHTRQRGKDRREEDDSEHSEIEEGEIVGVAESRREREIEIRREVLLPSSGSPSFLQGGGLKPERILRVLDGEGFVSIRAEGDWDKQPVPPIGMGDLRRKLTNRRKQRFRSCPSSASISPPPASVLPIPSLSPPASQPQATEKVRSRRSSKSSKERDRRKMKGQEKEKRKKRKEEKGESERASRENKEREHERRSRREGKDKDRRRSSRSYSQTRKTTHRSSPEPSSHSHNASRHTHSRRSWSSPLEGHHRGRDRNRDRDRERDRYRDRRRDNRERDKDSRMREGRKRDQEERSKRSDSRERGDAKRRRESSNRRDGEKERGRERERDRRRDGRPVVPPSIQDLNGSDLFAIKRTITVTTTPTNTLITTSPSHTQDRAQSPTQDSDKPRKRKRKRRRRSDDEEHRSRSHPTSLSPVRYHGYESDRLSDQPEPDMLSLDGEALDSDYPSLEDSPLLPPPPEPPLPSPKLKSPALKSSRHHQKKKSRSRSKKLGQSESSTSSSSHRPKASKSKSLLPSLSSPLSASSGNTAPLSLAASSSSAKRVRKTGKDKPSKKESSRSGRSKKLGGSSRKGKLQSKVSVLVREGVSSTTGNSGKLGIDLLGPSGTTGPSVVGGSIAVVFRRDNESRSPFLKPCSEPLSLPGRVKDLNKTGKQRNTLSSLSSTNPTGLKSKKAKPSSTTSTSSSASSPTSSSAAKRRRRPGKKSREKGLVVDGPNTKGANSSTLGSGWTDAADIQPLGGIGPKPSSPPSTHPGPTPSSASSSSSSSSSTSILPPSSSPPHTPPLSLPPSRDTRESSPDSQTVDSSCKTPEPSFLSEECPVQSQSTLLVPAKSPPSPPPSRGDGISQSVSKLLPLDDQKTSPPCSTSSALAAASLAHSIPPLAAEPSSSSSASVSSSTVSKPPPPPPPPSAVPPLPWSLQTGVDCTAGGVLALTALLFKMEEANIASRAKAQEFIQATSQILSQANQNQPQSHSTSSSSASLVPPPPPSHAPPPGPTPTQFILHGSLPLVGCTKTPPAHLHPGISLGGGCAQTPPPPLPMGLSGAAGGASETGWDVDSKDPDKYLKKLHTQERAVEEVKLAIKPYYQRKDINKEEYKDILRKAVHKICHSRTGEINPVKVSNLVKLYVQRYKYFRKHGRKMDDEDKEERDSASLHSST, encoded by the exons ATGCCCAGGCCGTCTCCTCTCTGCACCTCTAAGAGGGTGCCAGAGACTGTAAAAAGCCCTCTCCCTTCTTCTCCCTCCACATCTCCGTCCTCACCCTCATCTGCTCCTTCTTCCCCCTCCTCTGCTTTCTCAACCTCTCCTGGAAGAATGGGAacaggatatcgcgaggaggaggaCGGCACCTGTGCTGGGAATAATCGGGTCAGAAAAACAGGCGGAGATGGCGTGTCGTCGACCTCATCATCTCTGGCTCCCTCGTTGCTCTCTGCACCTCCTACAGCTTCTTTACATCATCTGTCTTCATCACCCCATCTTTATGACAATGGCCAGAGGGAGGACATGGACACGGAGATATATGACCCCTTTCAACCCACAGAGGGCGAGGGCATGCCAGGCGTAGTGGCCGGAGACGAAGGAGATAAGTACGACCCCTTTGAACCCACCGGATCACCAGCATCAGAGAAAGAGATGAACGATGATCAAGATGGAGAGGAGGAAAGTTCGATCAGCAGCATAAGAATAGCATGTGACATAAAGGACACTAAAGAGGTGGAGCTGGAGACAACTCCTGAGGCAGAGGGTCCGCCTCCAGACTCAACAGAGACAGGAGAGCGACTGTTGGTGTCTGAGCACACGCCTACACAGGTGAACAGGATCAAACATACGAGACAACGAGGAAAAGATCGAAGAGAAGAGGATGACTCAGAGCACTCAGAAATAGAAGAAGGAGAGATTGTGGGTGTTGCTGAGAGCAGAAGGGAAAGGGAGATTGAGATAAGAAGGGAGGTGCTGCTACCGTCCTCGGGGAGTCCTTCATTCTTACAGGGGGGAGGTCTCAAACCTGAGAGGATACTGCGAGTCCTTGACGGTGAAGGATTTGTATCAATTCGAGCGGAGGGTGACTGGGACAAACAACCGGTGCCCCCTATTGGCATGGGAGACCTGagaaggaaactcaccaacagacGAAAACAGAGATTCAGATCTTGCCCTTCTTCAGCATCCATATCGCCGCCTCCTGCATCTGTCCTACCCATACCATCTCTCTCCCCACCGGCATCCCAACCCCAGGCCACGGAGAAGGTAAGGAGTCGCAGATCTTCCAAAAGCTCCAAGGAGAGAGATCGGCGCAAGATGAAAGGACAGGAAAAGGAAAAGCGAAAGAAGAGGAAAGAGGAAAAGGGGGAATCGGAAAGAGCAAGTAGAGAGAACAAGGAGAGGGAGCATGAAAGGAGGAGCAGAAGAGAAGGAAAAGACAAGGACAGGAGGAGGAGCAGCAGAAGTTATAGTCAAACAAGGAAGACCACACATCGCAGctctccagagccatcttctcacTCCCATAACGCCTCTCGGCATACGCACAGTCGCAGGTCCTGGTCCAGCCCCTTGGAAGGCCACCACCGAGGGAGAGACCGAAATCGGGACAGAGACCGGGAAAGGGATCGATACCGAGACAGGAGGAGAGATAaccgagagagagataaagactcCAGAATGAGAGAAGGAAGGAAGAGGGATCAGGAGGAACGAAGCAAGAGGTCAGATAGCCGAGAGAGGGGGGatgcaaaaaggagaagagagagcagcAATCGAAGAGACGGGGAGAAAGAAAGAGGGCGGGAAAGGGAGCGGGACAGGAGAAGAGATGGCCGTCCTGTCGTACCTCCGTCTATTCAGGACCTGAATGGCTCGGACCTTTTCGCAATCAAACGTACCATCACTGTTACCACTACACCCACCAATACCTTGATCACTACCTCTCCTTCCCACACCCAGGATCGGGCCCAGAGTCCTACACAAGACTCGGATAAACCCCGCAAGCGCAAGAGGAAACGGAGGAGACGCTCTGATGATGAGGAGCATAGGAGCAGATCTCATCCCACCTCTCTAAGCCCTGTTCGATACCATGGTTATGAATCGGACCGGCTCTCGGACCAGCCCGAGCCAGACATGCTTTCTTTGGATGGAGAGGCGTTGGACTCTGATTACCCTTCACTTGAGGACTCCCCTCTGCTCCCTCCTCCCCCTGAACCTCCTTTGCCAAGCCCCAAACTCAAATCCCCagctctcaaaagtagccggcacCATCAGAAGAAGAAATCCAGATCGAGGAGCAAAAAACTGGGCCAGTCTGAATCATCCACTTCCTCCTCTTCTCACAGACCCaaagcaagcaaaagtaaaagccTTTTGCCCTCACTGTCCTCGCCTCTTTCTGCAtcctctggcaacactgctccccTTTCTCTCGCTGCTTCCTCATCCTCTGCCAAAAGAGTACGGAAGACTGGGAAAGATAAACCAAGCAAGAAGGAATCCAGTCGCTCAGGAAGATCCAAGAAGCTTGGCGGAAGCAGCAGGAAGGGTAAACTACAGTCTAAAGTCTCGGTGCTGGTCCGGGAGGGAGTAAGCAGCACCACAGGAAACTCTGGTAAACTGGGTATTGATCTTCTGGGACCCAGTGGAACAACAGGACCCTCAGTGGTGGGCGGGTCTATAGCTGTTGTTTTCCGTCGGGACAACGAAAGCCGATCTCCATTCCTGAAGCCCTGCTCAGAACCGCTTTCCTTGCCTGGCAGAGTCAAAGATTTGAATAAGACTGGCAAGCAGCGGAATACCCTTTCATCCCTGTCCTCAACGAACCCAACAGGACTCAAGTCAAAGAAAGCCAAGCCAAGCTCCACCACCTCCACATCATCATCTGCATCCTCACCCACATCATCCTCAGCAGCAAAACGCAGACGAAGGCCAGGAAAGAAGTCCCGGGAGAAGGGTCTTGTAGTTGACGGGCCTAACACCAAAGGTGCCAACAGCAGTACATTGGGATCTGGTTGGACTGATGCTGCAGATATTCAGCCTTTGGGTGGAATCGGTCCTAAACCATCAAGTCCACCCTCCACACATCCTGGGCCCACACCTTCATctgcatcttcatcatcatcctcctcctcatcgACAAGTATTCTTCCCCCATCTTCCTCGCCCCCTCACACTCCTCCATTGTCTTTACCGCCTTCTCGAGACACTAGAGAATCATCTCCAGACTCTCAGACTGTAGACAGCAGCTGCAAGACTCCTGAACCTTCTTTCCTTTCAGAAGAGTGCCCTGTTCAGTCTCAGTCCACCCTGCTTGTGCCTGCAAAGTCACCTCCTAGCCCACCACCGTCAAGAGGAGATGGAATTTCGCAGTCTGTCTCCAAACTGCTCCCACTCGATGACCAGAAGACGTCACCACCTTGCTCTACTTCATCAGCGTTGGCCGCAGCTTCTCTTGCACATTCCATTCCTCCTCTGGCAGCTGAACCTTCCTCATCCTCCTCAGCTTCAGTGTCCTCTTCAACGGTCAGTAAGCCTCCGCCCCCTCCACCCCCACCCTCTGCTGTGCCACCTTTGCCCTGGAGCCTTCAGACAGGCGTAGACTGCACCGCTGGAGGCGTACTTGCGT TGACTGCTCTCCTGTTTAAGATGGAGGAAGCCAACATTGCCAGTCGAGCCAAAGCGCAGGAGTTCATTCAGGCCACGAGCCAG ATTCTCTCTCAGGCtaaccagaaccagccccagtcacATTCTACATCTTCCTCCTCTGCCTCActagttcctcctcctcctccatcacaCGCCCCGCCCCCAGGTCCAACTCCCACCCAGTTCATTCTCCATGGCTCCCTCCCATTGGTTGGCTGCACCAAAACCCCACCGGCACACCTACATCCTGGAATTTCATTGGGTGGTGGATGTgctcagactccacctcctccaCTGCCCATGGGGCTGTCTGGGGCAGCAGGGGGTGCCAGTGAGACAGGCTGGGATGTAGACAGTAAAGACCCTGACAAG TATTTAAAGAAGCTGCACACCCAGGAGAGGGCAGTAGAGGAAGTGAAGTTGGCCATCAAGCCGTACTACCAGCGCAAAGACATCAACAAAGAAGAGTACAAGGACATCCTGAGGAAAGCTGTGCATAAG ATCTGTCACAGCAGGACGGGTGAGATCAACCCGGTGAAGGTGAGTAACCTGGTGAAACTCTACGTGCAGAGGTACAAGTATTTCAGGAAGCACGGCCGCAAAATGGACGACGAGGACAAGGAAGAGCGAGACTCCGCCTCCCTGCACAGCTCCACGTGA